In Pseudomonas rhizosphaerae, one DNA window encodes the following:
- a CDS encoding class II fumarate hydratase: MSNTRIERDSMGELQVPEAALYGAQTQRAVDNFPISQQRMPAQFIRALILAKAAAAKANVELAQISAAQGDAIVRACEQLLAGDFMQHFPVDIYQTGSGTSSNMNANEVIATLASRLVSEPVNANDHVNCGQSSNDIIPTSIHVSAALALHEQLLPALRHLVQVTLAKAEQVHAFVKTGRTHLMDAMPVRMSQVLQGWAAQVQANIDHLQTLQPALQALAQGGTAVGTGINAHPQFAQRFCHHLGELTQVEFTQGDNLFALIGSQDTAVTVSGQLKGTAVTLMKIANDLRWMNSGPLAGLGEIELEALQPGSSIMPGKVNPVIPEATAMVAAQVIGNDAAIAIAGQSGNFELNVMLPIIAHNLLSSIELMANASRLLGDKAIATFKVNESKLKEALARNPILVTALNPIIGYQQAAQIAKLAYKEGRPIIDVALEHTDLSREQLSDLLDPEKLTAGGI, from the coding sequence ATGAGTAACACCCGTATCGAGCGTGACAGCATGGGCGAACTGCAGGTGCCGGAGGCTGCCCTGTATGGCGCCCAGACCCAGCGTGCAGTCGACAACTTTCCGATCAGTCAGCAACGCATGCCCGCCCAATTCATCCGCGCGTTGATCCTGGCCAAGGCCGCTGCGGCGAAGGCCAACGTCGAGCTTGCGCAGATCAGCGCTGCACAGGGCGACGCCATCGTGCGCGCCTGCGAACAGCTCCTGGCCGGCGATTTCATGCAGCACTTCCCGGTGGATATCTACCAGACCGGCTCCGGCACCAGCTCCAACATGAATGCCAACGAAGTGATTGCCACCCTGGCGAGCCGACTCGTCAGCGAGCCGGTCAACGCCAATGACCACGTCAACTGTGGCCAGAGCAGCAACGACATCATCCCCACCAGCATCCACGTGAGCGCTGCGCTGGCCCTGCACGAGCAACTGCTGCCTGCGCTGCGGCATCTGGTCCAGGTCACCCTGGCAAAGGCCGAACAGGTCCATGCCTTCGTCAAGACCGGCCGCACGCACCTGATGGATGCCATGCCGGTGCGCATGAGCCAGGTTCTGCAGGGCTGGGCTGCCCAGGTCCAGGCTAATATCGATCATCTGCAAACCCTGCAACCTGCCTTGCAGGCCCTGGCGCAGGGCGGGACGGCGGTGGGGACCGGCATCAACGCCCATCCCCAGTTCGCCCAGCGTTTCTGTCATCACCTGGGCGAACTGACCCAGGTCGAGTTCACGCAGGGCGACAATCTGTTTGCCCTGATAGGTTCCCAGGACACGGCGGTGACCGTCTCCGGCCAGCTCAAGGGCACGGCCGTGACCCTGATGAAGATCGCCAACGACTTGCGCTGGATGAACTCCGGGCCACTGGCGGGTCTGGGGGAAATCGAGCTCGAGGCCTTGCAGCCAGGCTCCTCGATCATGCCGGGCAAGGTCAATCCGGTGATTCCCGAGGCGACCGCCATGGTCGCGGCGCAGGTCATCGGCAACGACGCGGCGATCGCCATCGCCGGGCAGTCCGGCAATTTCGAGCTCAATGTGATGCTGCCGATCATCGCCCACAACCTGCTGTCCAGCATCGAACTGATGGCCAATGCCAGTCGGCTGCTGGGCGACAAGGCGATCGCGACGTTCAAGGTCAATGAATCCAAGCTCAAGGAAGCGCTCGCGCGCAACCCCATTCTGGTGACCGCACTCAACCCGATCATCGGATATCAGCAGGCTGCCCAGATTGCCAAGCTAGCCTACAAGGAAGGTCGGCCGATCATCGACGTCGCGCTGGAGCATACCGACCTGAGCCGCGAGCAGCTCAGCGACCTGCTCGACCCGGAAAAGCTCACGGCTGGCGGTATCTGA
- the tldD gene encoding metalloprotease TldD, producing MSQMLSTVSDHLLAPGGLTLDSLQSVLGELAGPGIDAADLYFQGQISESWALEDGIVKEGSFNLDQGVGVRAQSGEKTGFAYSNAITQDALVQAARAARSISRAGQNGRVQAFSSPVVSQLYGPDNPLEVLTRAEKVDLLKRVDAATRALDPRIQQVTVSMAGVWERILIAAADGSLAADVRPLVRFNVSVIVEHNGRRERGGHGGGGRTDYRYFLAEDRAMGYAREALRQALVNVEAVAAPAGTMPVVMGAGWSGVLLHEAVGHGLEGDFNRKGSSAYSGRVGEKVASSLCTIVDDGTLAGRRGSLSVDDEGTPTQCTTLIENGVLKGYMQDKLNARLMGVAATGNGRRESYAHLPMPRMTNTYMLAGESDPAEIIASVKKGIYCANLGGGQVDITSGKFVFSTSEAYLIEDGKITTPVKGATLIGNGPEAMSRVSMVGNDLALDSGVGTCGKDGQSLPVGVGQPTLKIDAITVGGTGA from the coding sequence ATGAGCCAGATGTTATCCACCGTCAGCGACCATCTGCTGGCACCCGGCGGCCTCACGCTCGACAGTCTGCAGTCGGTGTTGGGCGAGCTGGCCGGCCCGGGCATCGACGCTGCCGACCTGTATTTCCAGGGTCAGATTTCCGAGTCCTGGGCGCTGGAAGACGGCATCGTCAAGGAAGGCAGCTTCAACCTCGACCAGGGCGTGGGCGTGCGTGCCCAGTCCGGGGAAAAGACCGGCTTTGCCTACAGCAACGCCATCACCCAGGATGCCCTGGTCCAGGCCGCGCGTGCCGCGCGCTCGATCTCCCGCGCCGGTCAGAATGGCCGTGTGCAGGCCTTCAGCAGTCCCGTGGTCAGCCAGCTGTACGGCCCGGACAATCCGCTTGAAGTGCTGACCCGCGCCGAAAAGGTCGACCTGCTCAAGCGCGTCGACGCTGCCACCCGTGCGCTGGACCCACGTATCCAGCAAGTCACCGTGAGCATGGCCGGTGTCTGGGAGCGGATTCTGATCGCTGCAGCCGATGGCAGCCTGGCGGCCGACGTGCGGCCGCTGGTGCGTTTCAACGTCAGCGTCATCGTCGAGCACAACGGTCGTCGCGAGCGCGGCGGCCATGGTGGCGGCGGACGTACCGACTACCGCTATTTCCTCGCCGAAGACCGCGCCATGGGCTATGCCCGCGAGGCGCTGCGCCAGGCACTGGTCAATGTCGAAGCGGTGGCGGCTCCGGCCGGCACCATGCCTGTGGTGATGGGCGCCGGCTGGTCCGGCGTGCTGTTGCACGAAGCGGTCGGGCATGGCCTGGAAGGCGATTTCAACCGCAAGGGCAGTTCGGCCTACAGCGGTCGCGTCGGTGAAAAAGTGGCGTCGAGCCTGTGCACCATCGTCGACGACGGTACCCTGGCTGGGCGTCGCGGCTCGCTCAGCGTCGATGACGAAGGCACGCCTACCCAGTGCACCACCTTGATCGAGAACGGTGTGCTCAAAGGCTACATGCAGGACAAGCTCAACGCACGGCTGATGGGCGTGGCCGCCACCGGCAACGGTCGCCGCGAATCCTATGCGCACCTGCCCATGCCGCGCATGACCAACACCTACATGTTGGCAGGCGAGAGCGATCCGGCCGAGATCATCGCCTCGGTGAAGAAGGGCATCTATTGCGCCAACCTCGGCGGCGGGCAGGTGGATATCACCAGCGGCAAGTTCGTGTTCTCGACCAGCGAGGCCTACCTGATCGAAGACGGCAAGATCACCACGCCGGTCAAGGGCGCGACCCTGATCGGCAACGGCCCCGAGGCGATGAGCAGGGTGTCGATGGTCGGCAACGACCTGGCGCTGGACAGCGGAGTCGGTACCTGTGGCAAGGATGGGCAGTCGCTACCGGTCGGTGTCGGCCAGCCCACCCTGAAGATCGATGCCATCACCGTGGGTGGTACAGGCGCCTGA
- a CDS encoding HPr family phosphocarrier protein — MPALQVEIINKLGLHARAAAKFVGVAGRFPCQVRVGRTPEALVDGKSIMGVMMLAAGKGTTIHLHTEGEQDQDALDAIVKLINDKFDEGE, encoded by the coding sequence ATGCCCGCCCTTCAAGTAGAAATCATCAACAAGCTCGGCCTGCACGCCCGTGCCGCAGCAAAATTCGTCGGCGTGGCGGGACGCTTTCCCTGCCAGGTTCGTGTGGGCCGTACGCCCGAGGCCCTGGTCGATGGGAAGAGCATCATGGGTGTAATGATGCTGGCTGCCGGCAAAGGCACCACCATTCATCTGCACACCGAAGGCGAGCAGGATCAGGACGCTCTGGATGCCATCGTCAAGTTGATCAACGACAAGTTCGACGAAGGCGAGTAG
- the yjgA gene encoding ribosome biogenesis factor YjgA has product MVDSYDDSLDEGKSKTQVKRELHALTDLGERLTTLKPDVLDRLPLTDALRRALADASKHTANIARKRHIQFIGKLMRDQDIDAILVLLDQLDASTRQYNERFHNLERWRDRLVAGPDQVLEAFFADYPETDRQHLRNLVRQAQHETAHNKPPATTRKIFKYIRELDETQRGLR; this is encoded by the coding sequence ATGGTTGATTCTTACGACGACTCCCTCGACGAGGGAAAAAGCAAAACTCAGGTCAAGCGCGAGCTGCATGCGCTGACCGATCTGGGCGAGCGGCTCACCACGCTCAAGCCGGACGTGCTCGATCGCCTGCCCTTGACCGACGCCCTGCGCCGGGCGTTGGCCGATGCCTCCAAGCACACGGCGAACATCGCGCGCAAACGCCACATCCAGTTCATCGGCAAGCTGATGCGCGACCAGGACATCGACGCCATTCTGGTGCTGCTCGATCAACTGGACGCCTCCACCCGGCAGTACAACGAACGCTTCCACAACCTCGAGCGGTGGCGTGACCGCCTGGTAGCAGGGCCGGACCAGGTGCTGGAGGCGTTCTTCGCCGACTACCCGGAGACCGATCGCCAGCACCTGCGCAACCTGGTTCGCCAGGCTCAGCACGAGACGGCGCACAACAAACCGCCTGCCACCACGCGCAAGATCTTCAAGTACATCCGCGAGCTGGACGAAACTCAACGCGGCTTGCGTTGA
- the lptB gene encoding LPS export ABC transporter ATP-binding protein: MAVLKAQHLAKSYKSRQVVRDVSLSIESGQIVGLLGPNGAGKTTCFYMIVGLVQADQGRVLIDDLDVSHQPMHGRARSGIGYLPQEASIFRKLSVADNIMAILETRKELDATARLAELEGLLQEFHITHIRDNLGMSLSGGERRRVEIARALATAPKFILLDEPFAGVDPISVGDIKQIIHHLKTKGIGVLITDHNVRETLDICETAYIVNDGQLIAEGDAQTILANDLVREVYLGHEFRL, encoded by the coding sequence ATGGCAGTCCTGAAAGCGCAGCATCTGGCCAAGAGCTACAAGAGCCGACAAGTCGTTCGTGACGTCAGCCTGTCCATCGAGAGCGGGCAGATCGTCGGCCTGCTGGGCCCCAACGGTGCCGGCAAGACCACCTGTTTCTACATGATCGTCGGCCTGGTCCAGGCCGACCAGGGCCGTGTGCTCATCGACGACCTGGACGTCAGCCACCAGCCCATGCATGGCCGCGCCCGCTCGGGTATCGGTTACCTGCCGCAGGAGGCCTCGATTTTCCGCAAGCTCTCGGTGGCCGACAACATCATGGCCATCCTCGAGACCCGCAAGGAACTCGATGCCACGGCGCGACTGGCAGAGCTCGAAGGCCTGCTGCAGGAATTCCACATCACGCACATTCGCGACAACCTGGGCATGAGCCTTTCGGGCGGCGAGCGTCGTCGTGTGGAGATCGCTCGGGCGCTGGCCACCGCACCCAAGTTCATCCTGCTCGACGAACCCTTCGCCGGTGTCGATCCGATTTCGGTCGGCGACATCAAGCAGATCATCCACCACCTCAAGACCAAGGGCATCGGCGTATTGATCACCGACCACAACGTCCGTGAGACCCTGGATATCTGCGAAACGGCCTACATCGTGAACGACGGCCAGCTGATTGCCGAAGGCGATGCCCAGACCATCCTGGCCAACGATCTGGTACGCGAAGTCTACCTGGGCCACGAGTTTCGCTTGTAA
- the pmbA gene encoding metalloprotease PmbA, which translates to MNAPQSVGPQALPVLQEQVQQIIDEAKRQGASACEVAVSLEQGLSTSVRQREVETVEFNRDQGFGITLYVGQRKGSASTSASGPQAIRETVAAALAIAKHTSEDESSGLADAALMAREQPDFDLYHAWDITPEQAIEKALACEAAAFDAEPLIKNADGTTLNTHQGCRVYGNSHGFIGGYASTRHSLSCVMIAEANGQMQRDYWYDVSRQGELLADAASIGQRAAQRAAARLGARPVPTCEVPVLFSAELAGGLFGNFLAAVSGGNLYRKSSFLEGAMGQRLFPEWLTLDERPHLMRAMGSAAFDGDGLATYAKPFVENGELVSYVLSTYSGRKLGLPSTANSGGVHNLFVTHGDEDQKALLRRMGRGLLVTELMGHGLNMVTGDYSRGAAGFWVENGEIQFPVQEVTIAGNMRDMFKQIVAVGNDLELRSNIRTGSVLIERMTVAGS; encoded by the coding sequence ATGAACGCACCCCAGAGCGTCGGCCCGCAGGCATTGCCCGTCCTGCAGGAGCAAGTGCAGCAGATCATCGATGAAGCCAAGCGCCAGGGGGCCAGTGCCTGTGAGGTGGCGGTGTCGCTGGAGCAGGGCCTGTCCACGTCGGTGCGCCAGCGCGAGGTCGAAACCGTCGAGTTCAATCGCGACCAGGGCTTCGGCATCACGCTGTACGTTGGCCAGCGCAAGGGCTCGGCGAGCACCTCGGCCAGCGGTCCACAGGCCATTCGCGAAACCGTCGCCGCGGCGCTGGCGATTGCCAAGCACACCTCCGAAGACGAAAGCTCGGGCCTGGCCGACGCCGCCCTGATGGCGCGCGAGCAGCCTGACTTCGATCTCTACCATGCCTGGGACATCACGCCCGAGCAGGCCATCGAAAAGGCCCTGGCCTGCGAAGCGGCCGCCTTCGATGCCGAACCCCTGATCAAGAATGCCGACGGCACTACGCTCAACACCCATCAAGGCTGCCGCGTGTATGGCAACAGCCATGGCTTCATCGGCGGCTATGCGTCGACCCGCCACAGCCTGAGCTGCGTGATGATCGCCGAGGCCAACGGGCAGATGCAGCGCGACTACTGGTACGACGTCAGCCGCCAGGGTGAGTTGCTGGCCGATGCCGCTAGCATCGGTCAGCGCGCCGCGCAACGCGCTGCGGCCCGGCTGGGCGCACGGCCGGTGCCGACGTGCGAGGTGCCGGTACTGTTCTCGGCCGAGCTGGCCGGGGGCTTGTTCGGCAATTTCCTGGCAGCCGTTTCCGGGGGCAATCTGTATCGCAAGTCCTCGTTCCTGGAAGGGGCGATGGGGCAGCGCCTGTTCCCCGAGTGGTTGACCCTGGACGAACGTCCGCACCTGATGCGCGCCATGGGCAGCGCAGCGTTCGACGGCGATGGCCTGGCCACCTACGCCAAGCCGTTCGTGGAAAACGGTGAGCTGGTCTCCTACGTGCTCAGTACCTATTCGGGGCGCAAGCTGGGCCTGCCCAGCACCGCCAACTCCGGCGGCGTGCACAACCTGTTCGTGACCCACGGCGACGAGGACCAGAAGGCATTGCTGCGGCGCATGGGCCGCGGCCTGCTGGTGACCGAGCTCATGGGCCACGGCCTGAACATGGTCACCGGCGACTATTCGCGTGGCGCTGCCGGGTTCTGGGTCGAGAACGGCGAGATCCAGTTTCCGGTTCAGGAAGTGACCATCGCCGGGAACATGCGCGACATGTTCAAACAGATCGTCGCGGTGGGTAATGATCTGGAGCTGCGCAGCAACATTCGCACCGGCTCGGTCCTGATCGAGCGCATGACGGTCGCCGGCAGTTGA
- the rapZ gene encoding RNase adapter RapZ: MRLIIVSGRSGSGKSTALDVLEDNGFYCIDNLPAGLLPELAERALIHTELAQPQVAVSIDARNLPSHLSRFPQLLAEMRAKHIQCDVLYLDADEETLLKRFSETRRRHPLSNSNRSLAEAIRVESDLLGPIVDLADLKINTTNLNLYQLRDAIKVRLLNKPEPGTAFLVESFGFKRGMPIDADLVFDVRCLPNPYWKPELREQSGLDAPVAEYLAAQPDVEEMYQDIAAYLLKWLPRFAASSRAYVTIAIGCTGGHHRSVYLTERLGRLLQQSLKNVQVRHRDLS; the protein is encoded by the coding sequence ATGCGTTTGATCATCGTCAGTGGCCGCTCAGGCTCAGGCAAGAGCACTGCCCTGGATGTTCTGGAAGACAACGGTTTCTATTGCATCGACAACCTGCCAGCAGGGCTGTTGCCCGAGCTGGCCGAGCGTGCGCTGATTCATACCGAGCTGGCGCAACCTCAGGTGGCCGTGTCGATCGATGCGCGCAACCTGCCCAGTCATCTGTCACGCTTCCCGCAGCTACTCGCCGAAATGCGTGCCAAGCACATCCAATGCGATGTCCTGTACCTGGATGCCGATGAAGAAACGCTGCTCAAGCGCTTCTCCGAGACCCGACGTCGACACCCTTTGAGCAACAGCAATCGCTCGCTGGCCGAAGCCATCCGGGTGGAAAGCGACTTGCTGGGGCCCATCGTCGATCTGGCCGACCTGAAGATCAACACCACCAACCTGAACCTCTACCAGCTGCGCGATGCCATCAAGGTCCGGCTGTTGAACAAGCCCGAGCCGGGCACGGCCTTTCTGGTGGAATCGTTCGGTTTCAAGCGGGGCATGCCGATAGACGCCGATCTGGTATTCGACGTTCGCTGTCTGCCCAACCCCTACTGGAAACCCGAACTGCGCGAGCAGTCCGGGCTTGATGCGCCAGTCGCCGAATACCTGGCAGCGCAGCCGGATGTCGAAGAGATGTACCAGGACATCGCTGCCTACCTGCTCAAATGGCTGCCGCGCTTCGCGGCCAGCAGCCGTGCCTATGTCACCATCGCCATTGGGTGTACAGGCGGGCACCATCGCTCGGTATACTTGACCGAGCGCCTGGGCCGATTGCTGCAGCAGTCGCTCAAGAATGTCCAGGTTCGCCACCGCGACCTCAGCTGA
- the ptsN gene encoding PTS IIA-like nitrogen regulatory protein PtsN gives MIRLETILTPGRSCVNVPGGSKKKALEEIANLIGREVPSLDTQTVFEALIAREKLGSTGFGNGIAIPHCRLKGCNAPVSALVHLSAPIDYDAIDGAPVDLLFVLLVPEAATDAHLELLRQIASMLDRKEVRERLRSAPSNQALYQVVLDEQNGR, from the coding sequence ATGATTCGACTAGAAACCATCCTGACCCCCGGCCGTTCCTGCGTGAACGTGCCGGGCGGCAGCAAGAAGAAAGCACTCGAAGAGATCGCCAACCTGATCGGTCGCGAAGTGCCGTCGCTCGACACGCAAACCGTGTTCGAAGCCCTCATCGCCCGTGAAAAACTCGGTTCCACCGGATTCGGCAATGGCATTGCCATTCCACATTGCCGGCTCAAGGGCTGCAATGCGCCTGTCAGTGCCCTCGTGCATCTTAGTGCCCCAATCGACTACGACGCGATCGACGGCGCCCCCGTCGACCTGCTCTTCGTGCTTCTGGTGCCCGAAGCGGCCACCGATGCCCATCTGGAATTGCTCCGCCAGATCGCCAGCATGCTCGATCGCAAGGAGGTACGCGAGAGACTGCGTTCGGCGCCCAGCAATCAAGCCTTGTACCAAGTGGTACTGGACGAACAGAACGGTCGTTAA
- the hpf gene encoding ribosome hibernation-promoting factor, HPF/YfiA family yields the protein MQVNISGHQLDVTEPLRTYIGEKLQRLERHFDKITNVQVIMEVEKLKQKIEATLRIPGGEVVANAEHDDMYAAIDLLTDKLDRQLKKHKEKQQSLLQGATAR from the coding sequence ATGCAAGTCAACATCAGTGGACACCAACTGGATGTGACCGAACCCCTGCGAACCTACATCGGGGAAAAACTCCAGCGTCTCGAACGCCACTTCGACAAGATCACCAATGTTCAGGTGATCATGGAGGTCGAGAAGCTCAAACAGAAAATCGAAGCCACCCTGCGCATACCCGGTGGCGAGGTGGTTGCCAATGCCGAGCATGACGACATGTATGCGGCCATCGACCTGCTTACCGACAAGCTGGATCGCCAACTCAAAAAGCATAAGGAAAAACAGCAGAGTCTGCTGCAAGGCGCGACTGCTCGCTGA
- a CDS encoding ZIP family metal transporter, translating to MGSQTFALASVRRFRLALGTVLLLAGAALLVGELLAWLDLEPRILRALEGGAICALGTALGAVPVLVIRSMPVAVADTLLGFGAGVMLAATAFSLIIPGLDAAAAIGFSRWGAGALMSLGIMSGAFCLYLVDRRVSGVTPDYLVGTAQQPVIPARIWIFVIAIIAHNIPEGMAIGVSAGGGMHDADSLAMGIALQDVPEGLVIALVLAGAGMARYKAFLIGAASGLVEPVFAVLCAWLVRMGELLLPLGLAFAAGAMLLVVTHEIIPESRSNGHHKLASLGLCVGFCLMMVMDTALS from the coding sequence ATGGGATCGCAGACCTTTGCGCTGGCCAGTGTTCGCCGCTTTCGTCTGGCACTGGGCACGGTGCTGCTACTGGCGGGCGCGGCTTTGCTGGTGGGCGAGCTGCTGGCCTGGCTCGACCTTGAGCCGCGCATCCTGCGTGCGCTCGAGGGCGGGGCCATCTGCGCCTTGGGCACCGCCCTGGGTGCGGTCCCTGTACTGGTCATCCGCAGCATGCCCGTTGCGGTGGCCGATACGTTGCTGGGGTTCGGCGCCGGCGTGATGCTCGCAGCCACCGCCTTCTCGCTGATCATTCCCGGCTTGGATGCGGCAGCGGCAATCGGCTTTTCACGCTGGGGCGCCGGTGCCCTGATGAGCCTGGGCATCATGTCCGGGGCCTTCTGCCTGTACCTGGTGGATAGGCGAGTCTCCGGCGTTACGCCGGACTACCTGGTGGGCACCGCGCAACAGCCGGTGATCCCGGCACGCATCTGGATCTTCGTGATTGCCATCATCGCTCACAATATCCCGGAGGGCATGGCCATTGGCGTTTCGGCGGGCGGCGGCATGCACGACGCCGACAGCCTGGCGATGGGCATTGCCTTGCAGGACGTGCCCGAAGGACTGGTGATCGCGTTGGTGCTGGCAGGAGCGGGCATGGCGCGCTACAAGGCCTTCCTGATCGGTGCCGCATCCGGGCTGGTGGAGCCGGTGTTCGCGGTACTGTGTGCCTGGCTGGTGCGAATGGGCGAGCTGTTGCTTCCCCTGGGCCTGGCCTTCGCGGCCGGCGCGATGCTGCTGGTCGTGACCCACGAGATCATCCCCGAATCACGCAGCAACGGTCATCACAAGCTGGCAAGCCTGGGCCTGTGTGTCGGTTTCTGCCTGATGATGGTGATGGACACGGCGTTGTCTTGA
- a CDS encoding RNA polymerase factor sigma-54 codes for MKPSLVLRMGQQLTMTPQLQQAIRLLQLSTLDLQQEIQEALESNPMLERQEEGDDFDNSDPLADNIEQKPTQEIQEPSFQESAPTVDNLEEGDWNERIPSELPVDTAWEDVYQTSASSLPSNDDEEWDFTTRTSVGESLQTHLLWQLNLAPMSDTDRLIAVTIIDCINNQGYLDETLQEICESFDPELDIELDEIEAVLHRIQQFEPAGIGARNLSECLMLQLRQLPPKTRWLAEAQRLVSDYIDLLGSRDYSQLMRRMKLKEDELRQVIELVQSLNPRPGSQIESSEPEYVVPDVIVRKDNDRWLVELNQESVPRLRVNAQYAGFVRRADTSADNTFMRNQLQEARWFIKSLQSRNETLMKVATQIVEHQRGFLDYGDEAMKPLVLHDIAEAVGMHESTISRVTTQKYMHTPRGIYELKYFFSSHVSTSEGGECSSTAIRAIIKKLVAAENQKKPLSDSKIAGLLEAQGIQVARRTVAKYRESLGIAPSSERKRLM; via the coding sequence ATGAAACCATCGCTCGTCCTACGTATGGGCCAGCAACTGACGATGACACCGCAGTTGCAACAGGCCATCCGCCTTCTCCAGCTATCGACCCTGGACCTCCAACAGGAAATTCAGGAAGCGCTGGAATCCAATCCCATGCTCGAACGCCAGGAAGAAGGCGACGACTTCGACAACAGTGACCCGCTGGCCGACAACATCGAGCAAAAGCCGACCCAGGAAATCCAGGAACCGAGCTTTCAGGAGTCTGCGCCGACGGTGGACAACCTCGAGGAAGGCGATTGGAACGAGCGCATCCCCAGCGAACTGCCCGTCGACACGGCGTGGGAAGACGTCTACCAGACCAGCGCCAGCAGCCTGCCGAGCAACGATGACGAGGAGTGGGACTTCACCACCCGCACATCGGTCGGCGAAAGCCTGCAAACCCACCTGTTGTGGCAGCTGAACCTGGCGCCCATGTCCGACACCGACCGCCTGATCGCCGTGACCATCATCGATTGCATCAACAATCAGGGCTACCTGGACGAGACGTTGCAGGAAATCTGCGAATCGTTCGACCCCGAGCTTGACATCGAGCTGGACGAAATCGAAGCGGTGCTTCATCGCATCCAGCAGTTCGAGCCGGCCGGCATCGGCGCGCGCAACCTGAGCGAATGCCTGATGCTGCAACTGCGCCAGCTACCGCCCAAGACCCGCTGGCTGGCCGAGGCGCAGCGCTTGGTGAGCGATTACATCGACCTGCTGGGGTCGCGCGACTACAGCCAGTTGATGCGCCGCATGAAGCTCAAGGAAGACGAACTGCGCCAGGTCATCGAGCTGGTACAGAGCCTGAATCCGCGGCCCGGCTCGCAGATCGAATCCAGCGAACCGGAATACGTCGTGCCCGACGTCATCGTGCGCAAGGACAACGATCGCTGGCTGGTCGAGCTCAATCAGGAGTCGGTCCCGCGCCTGCGAGTCAATGCGCAATACGCAGGCTTCGTGCGACGCGCCGACACCAGCGCCGACAACACCTTCATGCGCAACCAGCTGCAGGAGGCGCGCTGGTTCATCAAGAGCTTGCAGAGCCGCAACGAGACCTTGATGAAGGTGGCCACGCAGATCGTCGAGCATCAGCGCGGTTTCCTCGATTACGGCGACGAGGCCATGAAGCCCTTGGTGCTGCACGACATCGCCGAGGCGGTGGGCATGCACGAGTCGACCATTTCGCGGGTGACCACGCAGAAATACATGCACACCCCCCGTGGCATCTACGAGCTGAAATACTTTTTCTCAAGCCACGTCAGCACTTCCGAAGGCGGCGAATGCTCGTCCACGGCGATTCGCGCGATCATCAAGAAACTGGTCGCCGCCGAAAATCAGAAAAAGCCGTTGAGTGACAGCAAGATCGCTGGTTTACTGGAGGCACAAGGCATCCAGGTAGCCCGCCGAACGGTCGCCAAGTATCGCGAATCCCTAGGGATTGCGCCGTCCAGCGAACGCAAGCGGTTGATGTAG
- a CDS encoding superoxide dismutase: protein MPYTLPALSYAYDALEPHIDAATMEIHHTKHHQTYITNVNAAIEGTEYADWPVEKLVASVKQLPENLRGAVTNHGGGHANHSLFWEVMSPNGGGQPQGSVAQAIDTELGGFDSFKEAFTKAALSRFGSGWAWLSVTPDKKLVVESSGNQDSPLMNGNTPILGLDVWEHAYYLKYQNRRPEYINAFYNVVDWANVEKRYQAAVN, encoded by the coding sequence ATGCCCTATACCCTGCCTGCTCTGTCTTATGCCTACGATGCCCTGGAACCGCACATCGACGCGGCCACCATGGAAATCCATCACACCAAGCACCACCAGACCTACATCACCAACGTCAACGCCGCCATCGAGGGCACCGAATACGCCGATTGGCCGGTGGAAAAACTGGTGGCCTCGGTCAAGCAACTGCCGGAGAACCTGCGTGGCGCCGTCACCAACCACGGTGGCGGGCATGCCAACCACAGCCTGTTCTGGGAAGTCATGTCGCCCAATGGCGGCGGTCAGCCGCAGGGCAGCGTCGCCCAGGCCATCGATACCGAACTGGGTGGGTTCGACTCGTTCAAGGAAGCGTTCACCAAGGCTGCCCTGAGTCGCTTCGGCAGCGGCTGGGCCTGGCTCAGCGTCACACCGGACAAGAAACTGGTCGTGGAGAGCAGTGGCAACCAGGACAGTCCGTTGATGAATGGCAACACGCCCATTCTTGGCCTCGACGTGTGGGAGCACGCCTACTACCTCAAGTACCAGAACCGCCGGCCTGAATACATCAATGCGTTCTACAACGTGGTCGACTGGGCCAACGTCGAGAAGCGCTACCAAGCCGCTGTGAACTGA